ACCTGATCGCAGCTTGCGGAGTGGGGATGGCCTCCCTCGCAGGGATGCTGAAAGAAAAGGGGTTCCGCGTGACCGGGTCCGACGCCAACGTCTATCCGCCCATGAGCACGCAACTTTCGTCGCTCGGGATCATGCTGCGCTCCCCGTACGCGGCCGAAAACATCCCGGAGGACGCC
This sequence is a window from Candidatus Deferrimicrobiaceae bacterium. Protein-coding genes within it:
- a CDS encoding Mur ligase domain-containing protein, translated to MKNVHLIAACGVGMASLAGMLKEKGFRVTGSDANVYPPMSTQLSSLGIMLRSPYAAENIPEDA